From Vibrio fortis, a single genomic window includes:
- a CDS encoding ABC transporter ATP-binding protein, whose product MCDKPLGVELTNASIRYLDNERSTLQGLNLSVAAAQWTVLLGRSGCGKTTILRYLAGLLSHNIEWQGGLHTSDGEPLEGRIAYMAQQDLLLPWLSVIDNVCLSQRFSGKGWRGMESISQSSEQIQQRAMSLLESVGLAEYAHAMPQQLSGGMRQRVALARTLMQDKPIVLMDEPFSALDAVTRHKLQTLAAHLLQDKTVVLITHDPQEAVRLAHHLYVLQGTPASAQALKVPTTLPPRTIDGQCASIQQQILEQLEQDYA is encoded by the coding sequence ATGTGCGATAAGCCTCTTGGCGTTGAGTTGACCAACGCCAGCATTCGCTACCTCGATAACGAACGATCGACACTGCAAGGTCTTAACTTGTCGGTTGCGGCAGCGCAATGGACGGTATTGCTTGGACGAAGCGGTTGCGGAAAGACCACAATTCTTCGTTATCTAGCTGGTTTACTGAGTCACAATATCGAGTGGCAGGGTGGGTTACACACCAGTGACGGTGAGCCATTGGAAGGTCGAATCGCGTATATGGCACAACAAGACCTTTTGTTGCCTTGGTTGTCGGTGATTGACAATGTTTGCCTCAGTCAACGCTTCTCAGGAAAAGGTTGGCGAGGTATGGAGAGCATTTCACAAAGCAGTGAACAGATTCAGCAGCGCGCAATGTCGTTGCTTGAATCCGTTGGGCTTGCTGAATACGCTCACGCTATGCCGCAACAATTGTCCGGTGGTATGCGTCAGCGAGTGGCATTGGCGCGTACGCTGATGCAAGACAAACCAATCGTGTTGATGGATGAACCGTTTTCAGCGTTAGATGCGGTCACAAGGCATAAACTGCAAACGTTAGCAGCCCATCTGCTTCAAGATAAGACCGTTGTCTTGATTACTCATGATCCACAAGAGGCGGTTCGACTCGCTCATCATCTTTATGTGCTGCAGGGAACACCTGCTTCAGCTCAAGCGTTGAAAGTGCCGACAACACTGCCACCTAGAACCATCGACGGCCAATGTGCCAGCATTCAGCAACAGATCTTGGAGCAGCTGGAGCAAGACTATGCATAG